Proteins encoded within one genomic window of Bacillus thuringiensis:
- the moaD gene encoding molybdopterin converting factor subunit 1, with amino-acid sequence MIRVLLFANLQEEAGRSELQIEKENITVAGLKDIVATEYNVPVLAPIMVAINEEYANEDDTIQSGDVVALIPPVSGG; translated from the coding sequence ATGATTCGAGTATTGTTATTTGCAAACTTGCAAGAAGAAGCAGGAAGAAGTGAATTACAAATAGAGAAAGAAAATATTACGGTTGCAGGGTTAAAAGATATTGTTGCAACTGAATATAATGTGCCAGTATTGGCACCAATTATGGTTGCGATTAATGAAGAATATGCAAATGAAGATGATACGATTCAATCTGGTGATGTTGTTGCACTAATCCCACCAGTGAGCGGTGGTTAA
- the moaC gene encoding cyclic pyranopterin monophosphate synthase MoaC, which translates to MSSFTHFNDQGRAKMVDISDKKATVRTAIACSSIVVTKEIYDKISHNEIGKGDVLAVAQIAGIMAAKRTSDIIPMCHTLLLKGVDVSFDWKQYEEQYRLLIEVKVKTEGSTGVEMEALTAASATALTVYDMCKAVDKGMIIGETYLLEKTGGKSGDYARKS; encoded by the coding sequence ATGTCTTCATTCACACATTTTAATGACCAAGGGCGCGCGAAAATGGTTGATATAAGCGACAAAAAAGCAACCGTTCGAACAGCAATTGCGTGCTCTAGCATTGTCGTTACAAAAGAAATTTATGATAAAATTTCTCATAATGAAATCGGGAAAGGTGACGTATTAGCAGTTGCACAAATCGCTGGTATTATGGCTGCGAAACGCACTTCTGATATTATCCCAATGTGCCATACTTTATTATTAAAAGGTGTTGACGTTTCTTTCGATTGGAAACAATACGAAGAACAATACCGATTACTTATTGAAGTAAAAGTTAAAACAGAAGGTAGCACCGGTGTTGAAATGGAAGCTTTAACAGCTGCTTCCGCTACTGCTCTTACCGTGTACGATATGTGTAAAGCTGTTGATAAAGGTATGATTATTGGCGAAACGTACTTACTTGAAAAAACAGGTGGAAAAAGTGGAGATTATGCGAGAAAGTCTTAA
- a CDS encoding molybdopterin-synthase adenylyltransferase MoeB: MQERYSRQILFSGVGEEGQRKIREKHVLIIGAGALGAANAEAIVRAGVGKITIADRDYVEWSNLQRQQLYTEEDAKQYKPKAVAAAEHLKAINSEVEINPVVTDVTVQEMEELVNDVDLILDATDNFETRLLINDISQKYNIPWIYGGCVGSYGVTYTILPGKTPCFRCLMEHPASGATCDTAGIIQPAVQLVVAHQITEALKILVEDFGALRETMLSFDLWNNQQMAFKVNRQKKETCLSCGRLRTYPSLTFEAQTKTEVLCGRNTVQIRPGVRNEFKLEEIKKRLQRSVDVKATPYLLSFPVEEFRFVLFTDGRAFIHGTNDINVAKRLYARYIG; this comes from the coding sequence ATGCAGGAGCGATATTCGAGACAAATATTATTTTCTGGTGTTGGAGAAGAAGGACAGAGAAAAATTAGAGAGAAGCATGTGCTTATTATTGGCGCTGGTGCTCTTGGTGCAGCGAATGCAGAAGCGATTGTTAGAGCAGGGGTTGGAAAAATAACAATTGCTGATCGTGATTATGTAGAATGGAGCAATTTACAAAGACAACAATTATATACAGAAGAAGACGCAAAGCAGTATAAACCGAAGGCGGTAGCAGCGGCAGAACATTTAAAAGCAATTAATTCTGAGGTGGAAATAAATCCGGTTGTAACGGATGTAACGGTGCAAGAAATGGAAGAACTAGTGAATGATGTAGATTTAATATTAGATGCGACAGATAATTTTGAAACGCGTCTTCTTATTAATGATATTTCGCAAAAGTATAATATTCCGTGGATATATGGTGGTTGTGTCGGAAGCTACGGAGTAACGTATACAATTTTACCAGGAAAAACACCGTGTTTCCGCTGTTTAATGGAGCATCCGGCGAGCGGGGCAACATGTGATACTGCTGGTATTATACAGCCGGCAGTGCAATTAGTAGTTGCGCACCAAATAACGGAAGCGCTGAAAATATTAGTAGAAGACTTTGGGGCACTTCGTGAAACTATGCTATCGTTTGATCTTTGGAATAATCAACAGATGGCATTTAAAGTGAATAGGCAGAAAAAAGAAACATGTTTATCTTGCGGAAGATTACGTACATATCCGAGTTTAACATTTGAAGCACAAACGAAAACAGAAGTGTTATGTGGCCGAAATACAGTACAAATCCGTCCAGGTGTGCGGAATGAATTTAAATTAGAAGAAATTAAAAAGCGCTTACAAAGAAGTGTGGATGTAAAAGCTACTCCGTATTTATTATCATTTCCGGTAGAGGAATTTCGTTTTGTTTTATTTACAGATGGCAGGGCGTTTATTCATGGGACGAATGATATAAATGTAGCAAAACGTTTATATGCAAGATATATAGGTTGA
- a CDS encoding glucose 1-dehydrogenase: MYSDLAGKVVVITGSATGLGRAMGVRFAAEKAKVVINYRSRESEAHDVLEEIKRVGGEAIAVKGDVTSESDVVNLIQSAVKEFGTLDVMINNAGIENAVPSHEMPLEDWNKVINTNLTGAFLGSREAIKYFVEHDIKGSVINMSSVHEKIPWPLFVHYAASKGGIKLMTETLALEYAPKGIRVNNIGPGAINTPINAEKFADPKKRADVESMIPMGYIGKPEEIAAVATWLASSEASYVTGITLFADGGMTLYPSFQAGRG; encoded by the coding sequence ATGTATAGTGATTTAGCAGGGAAGGTTGTTGTTATTACAGGATCAGCAACTGGTCTTGGAAGAGCGATGGGAGTAAGGTTTGCTGCGGAGAAGGCGAAAGTAGTGATTAACTATCGCTCGCGGGAGTCAGAAGCGCATGATGTACTAGAAGAAATTAAACGAGTAGGGGGAGAAGCGATTGCTGTAAAAGGTGATGTCACGAGTGAATCGGATGTTGTGAATCTCATTCAATCTGCTGTAAAAGAGTTTGGTACGCTTGACGTTATGATTAATAATGCAGGGATAGAAAACGCGGTACCATCGCATGAAATGCCGCTTGAAGATTGGAATAAAGTAATCAATACGAATTTAACAGGAGCTTTTTTAGGAAGTCGTGAAGCGATTAAATATTTTGTGGAACACGATATTAAAGGATCTGTCATTAATATGTCTAGTGTTCATGAGAAAATTCCATGGCCATTATTTGTGCACTATGCAGCGAGTAAGGGAGGTATTAAACTTATGACAGAAACGTTAGCGTTGGAATATGCGCCAAAAGGTATTCGAGTAAATAATATTGGGCCAGGTGCAATAAATACGCCAATTAATGCCGAAAAGTTTGCTGATCCTAAAAAACGTGCTGACGTAGAAAGTATGATACCGATGGGCTACATTGGAAAACCAGAAGAAATCGCAGCAGTAGCAACTTGGCTAGCTTCATCAGAGGCGAGTTATGTAACTGGTATTACGCTATTTGCAGATGGTGGAATGACGTTATATCCATCGTTTCAAGCTGGGCG
- the mobB gene encoding molybdopterin-guanine dinucleotide biosynthesis protein B — MGKAPSILQIVGYQNSGKTTLVEKVVHALAERKMKVATIKHHGHGGFPEVAQKDSERHRKAGAVVSSVEGAGLLSLSSLREEWSLQEIIRLYEFFEVDTILIEGYKKESYPKVVLLRSAEDVELLHKVENVVAVITWYDAPANLREKYKVFHITEEELYIDWFLQTVRSAK; from the coding sequence ATGGGCAAAGCCCCTTCAATCTTACAAATAGTAGGGTATCAAAATAGCGGGAAAACAACACTTGTAGAGAAAGTTGTGCATGCATTAGCTGAACGGAAAATGAAAGTTGCTACCATTAAACATCACGGGCATGGAGGGTTTCCAGAAGTAGCGCAAAAAGATAGTGAAAGGCATAGAAAGGCTGGTGCTGTCGTAAGTAGTGTAGAAGGCGCTGGATTACTTTCATTGTCGTCATTAAGAGAGGAATGGTCCTTGCAAGAAATTATCCGCTTATATGAGTTTTTTGAAGTGGATACAATTTTAATTGAGGGCTATAAAAAAGAGAGCTATCCGAAAGTGGTGTTACTTCGTTCTGCGGAAGACGTTGAACTTTTACATAAAGTAGAGAATGTAGTAGCGGTTATTACGTGGTATGATGCTCCTGCAAACTTACGAGAAAAATATAAAGTATTTCATATAACAGAAGAAGAATTGTACATAGACTGGTTTTTACAAACGGTAAGGAGTGCGAAATGA
- the moeA gene encoding molybdopterin molybdotransferase MoeA: protein MVEKRNPIQVAEAVERVMEYAKNGEVEEVSITESYGRILGEDVVSDHDVPHFDRSPYDGFAIRAEDTKEANQENSVEFEVIGEIGAGSVFLDAIGSFQAVRIMTGAAIPADCNAVVMLELTEDFEKNGKTYMKLKRPFHSGDNVSFKGEDIKQNQVLVKKGAVINPGVAALLATFGYSTVKVVKQPVVGIVTTGSELLEVHESLQPGKIRNSNSYMIAAQIMKAGGKVRYYGQLADELDACFTAVQSAMNEVDILITTGGVSVGDYDYLPAIYERLQAHVLFNKIAMRPGSVTTVAEVDGKLLFGLSGNPSACYVGFELFVHPVIKTYLYEKEPHVYRADAILQKDFPKPNPFTRFVRAKVIIVDGALQAMPVGLDKSSAVSSLADANAFIVLPGGTRGFEAGMKVSVLLLEHAEGSDWPWAKPLQSYK from the coding sequence ATGGTAGAAAAACGAAATCCGATTCAAGTTGCCGAGGCAGTAGAGAGAGTAATGGAATATGCGAAGAATGGTGAAGTAGAAGAAGTTTCTATTACGGAAAGTTACGGGAGAATTCTTGGAGAGGATGTTGTCTCTGATCATGACGTTCCTCATTTTGATCGTTCTCCTTACGATGGTTTCGCAATTCGAGCAGAAGATACGAAAGAAGCAAATCAAGAGAATTCAGTTGAATTTGAAGTAATAGGAGAGATCGGGGCAGGATCTGTTTTTCTAGATGCAATAGGATCTTTTCAGGCGGTTCGTATTATGACAGGGGCAGCTATTCCAGCGGATTGTAATGCAGTTGTAATGCTAGAGTTGACGGAAGACTTTGAGAAGAACGGAAAAACATATATGAAGCTAAAGCGTCCTTTTCATAGTGGTGACAATGTGTCATTTAAAGGAGAAGATATAAAGCAAAATCAAGTTCTCGTTAAGAAAGGTGCTGTAATCAATCCAGGTGTTGCCGCCTTATTAGCGACGTTTGGATATAGTACTGTGAAAGTTGTAAAACAGCCTGTTGTTGGGATTGTCACGACAGGAAGTGAATTACTAGAAGTACATGAGTCGTTACAGCCGGGGAAAATTAGAAATAGTAACTCTTATATGATTGCTGCTCAAATTATGAAAGCCGGAGGGAAAGTCCGGTATTATGGCCAACTTGCCGACGAGTTAGATGCATGTTTTACAGCTGTTCAATCGGCGATGAATGAGGTTGACATTTTAATTACAACAGGCGGTGTGTCGGTAGGAGATTATGACTACTTGCCAGCTATTTATGAAAGGTTACAGGCGCATGTACTTTTTAATAAAATAGCGATGAGACCAGGAAGTGTTACGACAGTAGCTGAAGTTGATGGAAAGTTACTTTTCGGTTTATCAGGGAATCCATCAGCTTGCTACGTAGGCTTTGAGTTATTTGTGCATCCGGTTATAAAAACATATTTATATGAGAAGGAGCCTCACGTATATAGAGCTGATGCTATTTTACAAAAAGATTTTCCAAAGCCAAATCCGTTTACTCGTTTTGTAAGAGCAAAGGTAATAATCGTGGACGGAGCATTACAAGCGATGCCGGTCGGTTTAGATAAATCGAGTGCTGTATCTTCACTTGCGGATGCAAATGCTTTTATTGTGTTGCCTGGAGGAACGCGAGGATTTGAGGCAGGGATGAAAGTGTCTGTATTATTGCTAGAGCACGCTGAGGGAAGTGATTGGCCATGGGCAAAGCCCCTTCAATCTTACAAATAG
- the moaA gene encoding GTP 3',8-cyclase MoaA translates to MQEMVTDFFGRPLQDLRISVIDRCNFRCTYCMPAEVFGPDYAFLKDEFLLTFDEIERLAKLFVSIGVRKIRLTGGEPLLRKDLTKLITRLVKIDGLVDIGLTTNAIHLTKQAKELKEAGLHRVNVSLDAIDDDVFKDINGRNINTKPVIKGIMAAKEAGLDVKVNMVVKKGMNAHQVLPMATYFKEKGITLRFIEFMDVGSTNGWNFDQVITKRELIEMIHSVYPLEPAEAHYFGEVAKRYRYVGTNVEVGFITSVSESFCSSCTRARISADGKFYTCLFATEGLDVRELLRGNLSDDELISVIQDVWMNRKDRYSDERTEESAKNRPKIEMSYIGG, encoded by the coding sequence ATGCAGGAGATGGTTACAGACTTTTTTGGACGCCCACTTCAAGATTTGCGCATATCTGTCATTGATCGTTGCAATTTTAGATGTACATATTGTATGCCAGCGGAAGTTTTTGGGCCAGATTATGCTTTTTTGAAAGATGAGTTTTTACTAACGTTTGATGAAATTGAGCGTTTAGCAAAACTATTTGTTAGTATCGGTGTACGAAAAATTAGACTTACTGGTGGCGAGCCACTACTTCGTAAAGATTTAACAAAGCTTATTACACGTCTCGTGAAAATTGATGGATTAGTAGATATAGGGTTAACGACAAATGCGATTCATTTAACGAAACAAGCAAAAGAATTAAAAGAAGCTGGATTACATAGAGTAAATGTTAGTTTGGATGCAATAGATGACGATGTATTTAAGGATATTAATGGCCGGAATATCAATACGAAACCTGTTATAAAGGGAATTATGGCTGCAAAAGAAGCCGGTCTTGACGTAAAGGTAAACATGGTTGTGAAAAAAGGGATGAACGCTCATCAAGTACTTCCGATGGCTACATATTTTAAAGAGAAAGGAATCACGCTTAGGTTTATTGAGTTTATGGATGTTGGTAGTACAAATGGATGGAACTTTGATCAAGTCATTACAAAGCGAGAGTTAATCGAGATGATTCATAGCGTATATCCGCTTGAGCCAGCTGAAGCGCATTATTTCGGTGAAGTTGCGAAGCGATATCGTTACGTTGGAACAAACGTTGAAGTCGGTTTTATTACTTCTGTTTCTGAGTCATTTTGTTCCTCTTGTACGAGAGCGAGAATTTCGGCAGATGGAAAGTTTTATACTTGCTTATTTGCGACAGAAGGATTGGATGTAAGGGAACTTCTTAGAGGAAATCTTTCGGATGATGAGTTAATAAGCGTTATACAAGATGTATGGATGAATAGAAAAGATAGGTATTCGGATGAACGGACAGAAGAAAGTGCGAAGAATCGTCCGAAAATTGAAATGTCTTATATAGGAGGATAA
- the glcU gene encoding glucose uptake protein GlcU: MDILLAILPAIFWGSIVLFNVKLGGGPYSQTLGTTLGALIFSIVVYIFMKPVLTPTVIGVGIVSGLFWALGQANQLKSIDLMGVSRTMPISTGLQLVATTLFGVIVFHEWSTTISVVLGVLALVCIIIGVILTSLQSEEEKSAEQAGNFKKGIIILLISTVGYLVYVVVIRLFHVDGWSALLPQAVGMVLGGILLTFKHHPFNKYAIRNIIPGLIWAAGNMFLFISQPRVGVATSFSLSQMGIIISTLGGILILGERKTKRQLTGIVVGIVFIIAAGIMLGIAKS; the protein is encoded by the coding sequence ATGGACATACTTTTAGCGATTTTACCAGCTATATTTTGGGGAAGTATTGTGCTATTTAACGTGAAACTGGGCGGGGGACCGTATAGTCAAACGCTTGGTACAACACTTGGCGCACTTATTTTCTCGATTGTTGTTTATATTTTTATGAAGCCAGTATTAACTCCTACTGTTATTGGAGTTGGAATTGTGTCAGGTTTATTTTGGGCACTTGGTCAGGCGAATCAATTAAAAAGTATTGATTTAATGGGCGTTTCGAGGACGATGCCCATTTCAACAGGACTTCAATTAGTTGCGACGACTTTATTTGGAGTTATCGTATTTCATGAGTGGTCTACGACAATATCAGTTGTCCTTGGTGTTTTGGCTCTCGTTTGTATTATTATCGGTGTTATTTTAACATCACTTCAAAGTGAAGAAGAAAAGAGCGCAGAGCAAGCGGGGAATTTTAAAAAGGGCATTATCATTTTATTGATTTCAACAGTCGGTTATTTAGTTTATGTAGTAGTGATTAGACTATTTCATGTAGATGGTTGGTCAGCTTTGTTGCCACAAGCAGTTGGTATGGTGTTAGGGGGGATTTTGCTTACTTTTAAACATCATCCATTTAATAAATATGCAATACGAAATATTATTCCAGGGTTAATTTGGGCAGCTGGAAATATGTTTTTATTCATTTCTCAGCCGCGTGTCGGAGTGGCAACAAGTTTTTCTCTATCACAAATGGGAATTATTATTTCAACGCTTGGCGGGATTCTTATATTAGGTGAAAGAAAAACGAAACGCCAATTAACAGGGATTGTTGTTGGTATCGTTTTTATTATTGCAGCCGGAATTATGTTAGGTATTGCGAAAAGTTAA
- the moaE gene encoding molybdopterin synthase catalytic subunit MoaE, with amino-acid sequence MTNTYYEVIDTEILVEEVAKRVIRRECGAVTTFIGTVREFTKGRRTLYLEYVAYKTMAEKMLEKIGSEVKEKWPGTHVAITHRIGTLQISDIAVVVAVSTPHRKAAYEANEYIMERIKQIVPIWKKEFWEDGDSWIGDQLEKTPYPAGEPGKEL; translated from the coding sequence ATGACAAATACGTATTATGAAGTAATTGATACAGAAATTTTGGTTGAAGAGGTAGCGAAGAGAGTAATTCGCCGCGAATGCGGTGCTGTTACAACATTTATTGGAACGGTTAGAGAGTTTACGAAAGGGCGTCGTACATTATACTTAGAATATGTCGCTTATAAAACGATGGCAGAAAAGATGCTAGAGAAAATCGGATCAGAAGTGAAAGAGAAATGGCCAGGTACACACGTTGCGATTACGCATCGCATCGGTACACTGCAAATTTCTGATATCGCGGTTGTTGTTGCTGTTTCAACGCCGCATCGTAAAGCGGCTTATGAAGCAAATGAATATATTATGGAACGCATAAAACAAATTGTTCCGATTTGGAAAAAGGAGTTTTGGGAAGATGGAGACTCTTGGATTGGCGATCAATTAGAAAAAACGCCATATCCGGCGGGAGAGCCTGGGAAGGAGCTATAA
- a CDS encoding DUF3888 domain-containing protein yields the protein MKKLCVMLTMICFIFSLLPSYSLAKESNEQLLESALLNRYYSVIRQATEDQYECDAVINIERLGKKDEFVPRFEVTLQFLTFQGAHNPPNDKVTLTLEDNLDHIKIKKVERQKNVSSTIAEQVCARAKEKMKAHSNGVER from the coding sequence ATGAAAAAACTATGTGTAATGCTAACAATGATATGTTTTATCTTTTCCTTGTTGCCAAGTTATTCTTTGGCCAAAGAATCGAATGAACAACTTTTAGAAAGTGCGCTATTAAATCGATATTATTCTGTTATAAGGCAAGCGACAGAAGATCAATATGAATGTGATGCCGTTATAAATATAGAGCGTCTCGGTAAGAAAGATGAGTTCGTTCCTAGATTTGAAGTGACCCTACAATTTCTCACATTTCAAGGTGCACATAACCCGCCCAACGACAAAGTTACACTTACTTTGGAAGACAATTTAGATCACATAAAGATAAAGAAAGTTGAGCGACAAAAAAATGTGTCTAGTACGATTGCAGAACAGGTTTGTGCACGGGCGAAAGAAAAAATGAAAGCACATTCTAATGGGGTAGAAAGGTAA